Genomic segment of Microbacterium sp. M28:
GGTTCTTGACCTCGTCGTCGGGGATGGTGACGCCGAACTTCTCCTCCGCGTTGACGACGATCGTCATCATCGAGATGGAGTCGATGTCGAGGTCGTCCGTGAACGACTTCTCCAGGGCGACCTCACTGGCGTTGATGCCGGTCTCGTCGGTGATGAGCTCGGCGAGGCCGGCGAGGACCTCATCGTTGGTGAAAGCCATTGCTATTCCTCTTTCTTGCGGGTAGTTGTCGGAACCGTTGAACAGTCTAGGGAAACCTCGGGCCGGATCAGGGGAGGACGACGACCTGGGCGGCGAAGACGAGCCCGGCGCCGAAGCCGATCTGCAGCGCGAGACCGCCGGAGAGCTCCGGGTGCTCGGTCATCAGACGGTGACTCGCCAGCGGGATCGATGCCGCCGACGTGTTGCCCGTCGTCTCGATGTCACGCGCGATCACGGTCGTCTCGGGGAGCTTCAGCTGCTTGGCGAACTCGTCGATGATGCGCATGTTCGCCTGGTGCGGGATGAACGCGGCGAGATCGGACGCCTCGACGCCGGCGACCTCGAGCGCTTCACGCGCGACCTTCGCCATCTCCCACACCGCCCAGCGGAAGACCGTCGGGCCCTCCTGGCGCAGCGTGGGCCACGGGGCGACGCCGTCACGGAACTCCGTGAGCGTGTGGTTCATCCCCACGGCATCCGCCTTGGATCCGTCGGAGCCCCAGACAGCCGGTGCGATCCCCGGGGTCTCGCTCGGACCGATGAGGGCTGCGCCTGCCCCGTCGCCGAGCAGGAACGAGATGCTGCGGTCGGTCGGGTCGACGACGTCGGAGAGCTTCTCGGTACCGATCACCAGCGCGTACCGAGCGGCGCCGGCACGGATCAGGGCGTCCGCCTGCGCGACGGCATAGGCGTAACCGGCGCATGCCGCGTTGATGTCGTACGCGGCCGCCGGGTTCGCACCGACGCGGTCGGCGACGATGGCGGAGACCGACGGCGTCTGCTTCGGGTTGCTGATCGTCGCGACGATGACGAGATCGACATCCGCTGCCGCGACCCCGCTGCGCTCGATGGCCTCGGCGGCGGCCGTCGTGGCGAGATCGATCGCGTCGGTTTCGGCGACCGCGCGAGCGCGGGTCACGATGCCGGTGCGCTGACGGATCCACTCGTCGCTCGAGTTGATCGGCTCGATGAGGTCATCGTTGGGTACCGCGTTCTCGCCGCGCGCTGCGCCGAAAGCGTAGATACGGGTATAGGCGGGCCCGGTGACCTGCTGCAGTGTGGCGCTCATGCGGCTGCTCCGTTCAGCAGCTCTGCCGCTGCATCGAGATCTTCGGGGGTCTTCACGGCGACGGTCGGGACGCCGCGCAGGCCGCGCTTGGCGAGACCGACCAGCGCGCCCGCCGGCGCGAGTTCGACGAGGCCGGTGATGCCGGCGTCAGCGAACGAGTTCATGCACAGGTCCCACCGTACGGGGGAGGCGACCTGGCCCACCAGGAGCTCGAGCGCCTGCGCACCGTCGGTCACCACGGTGCCGTCCCGGTTGGTCCACAGCGTCAGGGAGGGGTCGGATGCCGGGACGGCGGTGACCGCATCGCGGAGGGTCTCGACAGCGGACTGCATGTACGTCGTGTGGAAGGCACCCGCCACCTGCAGCGGGATGACGCGAGTGCCCTTCAACGGCTCCTCCGCGAGGGCTGCGAGAGAGGGGAGGGCGCCGGCGACGACGATCTGGCCGCCGCCGTTGTAGTTCGCCGGAGCGAGACCGAGCTCGCTCAGACGGGTGAGCAACGCGTCCTCGTCGCCGCCGAGCACGGCGCTCATGCCGGTCGGCTCCTGCGCGGCGGCATCCGCCATGGCCCGCCCGCGGATGCCGACCAGGCGCATCCCGGTCTCCGCGTCGATGACGTCGCTGCCGACGAGGGCGGCGATCTCACCGACCGAATGACCGGCGATGCCGTCGGCGCGGCGGCCGGCGCGGGCGACGAGCTCCTGTCCGGCGATCAGCGAAGCAGCGACGATCAGCGGCTGCGCGATGCGCGTGTCGCGGATCGTGTCGGCATCCGACTCTGTCCCGTGCTTCACGAGATCGACCTGCGCGGCTTCGGAGTACGCCGCGAGACGCTCCGCCACACCGTCCAGTTCGAGCCAGGGGGAGAGGAAACCGGGAGTCTGAGAGCCCTGTCCTGGGCAGGCGACGACAATCACCAGTCCAGTCTGCCAACGATCCCGCTCGGACAGTGGGGGATCTCTCACAAGATTGCGCAGATCCCTTGTGTGTGGCGAACAGACCTCAGCGGGGGCGGCGCGGGTTCGTGCGACGTCTGACCGGCTCGACCGTGCCGATCGAGCCGAGGATGAGGGCGGTCTGGAGGATGAGCGCTTCGCGCGGGCCGGTCGCGTCCCAGCCGATGACCTCGCTGACGCGCTTGAGCCGGTACCGCACGGTGTTCGGATGCACGAACAGCTCGCGCGCTGTCGCCTCGAGCGACCGACCGTTGTCGAGGTAGCTCCACAGCGTCGTCACGAGATCCGTGGAATGCGCCTGGAGCGGACGGTGGATGCGCTCGATCAGGGTCTGCTTCGCGAGCGGGTCGCCGGCCAGTGCACGCTCGGGCAGGAGATCGTCCGCTTCGACGGGCCGCGGGGCACCGCGCCAGCCGCGAGCGACCGCGAATCCGGCGAGGGCCGCGCGGGCGCTCTGCCCGGCATCCACGAGCGCTGCGACGGCCGGACCGAGCACGACGTAGCCGGGGCCGAACGACGGCTCCAGACGCGTCGCGATCTCGTCGAACGCGAGTTCGTCGTCGTCGCCGTCCTTGTCGCTGCCGTGTGCTCGCCCGACCACGAGCACGAGACGCGAGCCCTGCACGCCGACGAGGACGTCGACGGCGAGCTTGCGGGCCGTCCGTCGGACCTGATCGATGTCGAACTGAGCGGGGGTCGTGCCGACGATGACGCAGACCTCGCCGTGACCGTGCCAGCCGAGCGCGGCGATCCGGCTCGGCAGCTCCTCATCGGCCTCACCGGTGAGGATCGAGTCGACGACGAGCGCCTCGAGCCTGGCGTCCCACAGTCCGCGCGCCTCTGCGGCTCTGGCGTACACGTCCGCTGCCGCGAAGGCCACATCGCGCGAGTACAGCAGGATCGCCTCCCGCAGGTGCTCGCCCTTGCCCGCGACGCGCTCCTCCGTGACCTCGACGGTCACGCGGATCAGCTGGAGCGTCTGCTGCAGGCTCACGCTGCGCAGCAGCTCGCGCGGGGCCGCAGCGAAGATGTCCGCGGCGATCCACGGTGTCGAGGTCGGATCGTCG
This window contains:
- a CDS encoding acyl carrier protein, whose amino-acid sequence is MAFTNDEVLAGLAELITDETGINASEVALEKSFTDDLDIDSISMMTIVVNAEEKFGVTIPDDEVKNLKTVGDAVNFIVAGQE
- a CDS encoding beta-ketoacyl-ACP synthase III, which codes for MSATLQQVTGPAYTRIYAFGAARGENAVPNDDLIEPINSSDEWIRQRTGIVTRARAVAETDAIDLATTAAAEAIERSGVAAADVDLVIVATISNPKQTPSVSAIVADRVGANPAAAYDINAACAGYAYAVAQADALIRAGAARYALVIGTEKLSDVVDPTDRSISFLLGDGAGAALIGPSETPGIAPAVWGSDGSKADAVGMNHTLTEFRDGVAPWPTLRQEGPTVFRWAVWEMAKVAREALEVAGVEASDLAAFIPHQANMRIIDEFAKQLKLPETTVIARDIETTGNTSAASIPLASHRLMTEHPELSGGLALQIGFGAGLVFAAQVVVLP
- a CDS encoding ACP S-malonyltransferase, with amino-acid sequence MIVVACPGQGSQTPGFLSPWLELDGVAERLAAYSEAAQVDLVKHGTESDADTIRDTRIAQPLIVAASLIAGQELVARAGRRADGIAGHSVGEIAALVGSDVIDAETGMRLVGIRGRAMADAAAQEPTGMSAVLGGDEDALLTRLSELGLAPANYNGGGQIVVAGALPSLAALAEEPLKGTRVIPLQVAGAFHTTYMQSAVETLRDAVTAVPASDPSLTLWTNRDGTVVTDGAQALELLVGQVASPVRWDLCMNSFADAGITGLVELAPAGALVGLAKRGLRGVPTVAVKTPEDLDAAAELLNGAAA
- a CDS encoding PucR family transcriptional regulator: MDKAATLAWLRRISGDIATVTIKRLEDTLPWYADMPPARRSAVGLVAQAGITSFIQWYDDPTSTPWIAADIFAAAPRELLRSVSLQQTLQLIRVTVEVTEERVAGKGEHLREAILLYSRDVAFAAADVYARAAEARGLWDARLEALVVDSILTGEADEELPSRIAALGWHGHGEVCVIVGTTPAQFDIDQVRRTARKLAVDVLVGVQGSRLVLVVGRAHGSDKDGDDDELAFDEIATRLEPSFGPGYVVLGPAVAALVDAGQSARAALAGFAVARGWRGAPRPVEADDLLPERALAGDPLAKQTLIERIHRPLQAHSTDLVTTLWSYLDNGRSLEATARELFVHPNTVRYRLKRVSEVIGWDATGPREALILQTALILGSIGTVEPVRRRTNPRRPR